A region from the Drosophila ananassae strain 14024-0371.13 chromosome 2L, ASM1763931v2, whole genome shotgun sequence genome encodes:
- the LOC6499803 gene encoding dedicator of cytokinesis protein 3 isoform X2 has protein sequence MWIPSNNKYGVAVHNWHGDVRFGLALDVGDSVDIVEECSHWYRGSCPRKSRAVGIFPKTYVNIKDLTKIDPVVAECTQVLREWSEIWKRLFVDRETYKFQTLRKVMFSILESRRELLSATMTQDQTLELQMVVVSKIDWGNRKLGLDLVPREGPLAVDPHSIGIVKLYNVHVSSADNAKASSSRGTLRRKTQRKILSHHLYFCMRDFGHRIGGDDAEVYFFLYDGTHMRPLSERFLVKISKDGFSNYIEKLHSNCTVFTDLGAADLNEDLHLVAVVMRVGKIIQSDSVKKIEKSGTLGHGPTFRRPFGVGVLSLADIAHFDSSLEQSSDEREYNFKLFQSEEKDFHLLPELIIKKSSGKYSPIQTTQGTQGIVVSLKLLHGGLGQARQEQPLLFQGSTITRKMGFPDVIMPGDVRNDLFLTLERGEFERGGKNTGKNILVTVVVLDVTGNVLADCLWGASGMESQSQYRSMILYHQNAPSWNEMLRLSVPIDKFATAHVRFEFRHCSTRDKTEPKLFAFSFARLMDMGGATLSDGQHELYVYKCEDPSKLQAANYLRLQCRPRDAQAKMDCGGCFSRSSKEVFVLRSLLCSTKLTQNADLLSLLQWRTHPETIQDSLTGVLRLNDEELVKFLQDVLDALFAMFSNEEGNSTQHSGLVFHVLVSIFSLLQSNKFQHFRPVMNEYIENHFAAALVYKGLITSVEHMAVFMTKAEHPDPFQKCFGSLEYIFKLLIQSRKLFARATGGQYEDSFRRDLHSLFTALNGMLAVPSYDVIIPTQEALLNSTGVVLEQLKDTLPAPELGMLARNMLDAIPRGAPIRLIQAKLHAVKDLVSGELFHEDDSRTVVLSVACKHLRMHLGRRDELRLCAEILSEILSQLHELQKEQRDKVTNTLQHDLDSLCKNILGILIRTISIIMEGSNAVLPQLVACLLGLLQLLDETHYKRYWDELSPNKDPRDLKEFLSKSLQVYEDLLAQDWHVFPNDWLVMKLAANDVLRMSLEEFAKPLVYRFLGTQAFDSQLWWCYFSLAVSFLTQPSLQLEQYREPKRLKILHSHGDMRVLMGFQILSMWSQLGEQKLHFIPSMVGPFLEVTLVPEPALRKATLSVFYDMMQCEQAARGSFRLVESELIDKLDLLISGNKGDDEYRELFSTILLEKVKVENPNWKEAGIAFIGSVTRLLERLLDYRSVMQGEENRDKRMTCTVNLLNFYKNEINRKEMYLRYIYKLHDLHLQAENYTEAGFTLKLYASMLSWDRETQSIVPFDSSGQPEWQRKEQLYHEILKYFDKGKCWEKGIPLCKELAQLYETRRFDYNKLSEILIQEAKFFQNILTQLRPEPEYFRVGFYGMGLPLFVRNKQFVYRGLEYERIGAFTQRLQTEFPSAQILSNNSPPDSAILNAPDQYIQISNVRPVGDAQALKTAMVPVPEKIARFYDVNDVTRFIYDRPMYKGPVDKDNEFKSLWIERTILDIASPLPGILRWFEVKQKSMLELTPVEYACEIISNAGKELSELIVQYKRDPKRNINPFSMRLQGTIDANVMGGISKYQEAFFSEQFLKSPQGAGQQANVQRLKTLILEQIQILEQALELHGQLAPTGVQPLHNRLLERFSQLKQSLSGRLKRQHSESIVNTPLPPLPTEQRVVQASTSAGLSVQPIGNYVYDLDEIYTKPGDTVRPVDPLSSYQTLSKESLTIPLEESAAPPVPNRPRSQNFIANGSMDSPEVPPKRQPAVNSPNAPPLPPRGITPDKRASNPMIFNDFGNADAVGRRHSSQHQQHGQKYSVVDISYDDPEADQQPHSLPPNFQDASGGHLSVCFAPNDFRDSGISTTSSRELNHMNLNNLGEDQSMISVHHREHCRISSNGSLDMHVGVPMNITQRESSTSSFDVEDLPVPPPPIPPKSLAVTSNGVSFAGIDDAHSPNPTSTQFNHNHSQNPIQNHSTNNHLGQEQQNGGEGGYSLLQHPVNGLAALPPPPAAVEAASSTTAVASSSSHQHDGGTF, from the exons CCGTCCACAACTGGCACGGCGATGTCCGCTTCGGCCTGGCCCTCGACGTGGGCGATTCGGTGGACATTGTGGAGGAGTGCAGCCACTGGTATCGCGGCTCCTGTCCCCGAAAGTCTCGGGCGGTGGGCATCTTTCCTAAGACCTACGTCAACATCAAGGACCTCACCAAAATCGATCCAGTTGTGGCCGAATGTACGCAAGTCCTGCGCGAATGGTCGGAGATCTGGAAGCGTCTCTTTGTG GATCGGGAGACGTACAAGTTCCAGACCCTGCGGAAGGTCATGTTCTCCATATTGGAGAGTCGCCGGGAGCTGTTGAGTGCCACCATGACTCAGGACCAGACGCTGGAGCTCCAAATGGTTGTGGTTTCAAAAATCGATTGGGGAAATCG TAAACTGGGTCTGGATCTGGTGCCAAGGGAGGGCCCGTTGGCGGTGGATCCGCACAGCATCGGGATTGTGAAGCTCTACAATGTGCACGTGAGCAGTGCCGACAACGCCAAGGCCTCCTCG AGTCGGGGGACACTGAGGCGGAAGACCCAGCGGAAGATCCTCTCCCATCATCTGTACTTTTGCATGCGCGACTTTGGCCATCGGATTGGCGGCGATGATGCGGAGGTCTACTTCTTTCTCTATGACGGCACCCACATGCGACCGCTCTCGGAACGGTTTCTGGTCAAGATCTCCAAAGATGGTTTCTCCAACTACATCGAAAAGTTGCACAGCAACTGCACGGTGTTTACCGACCTGG GCGCCGCCGATCTCAACGAGGATCTGCATCTGGTGGCCGTGGTGATGCGCGTTGGCAAGATTATCCAGTCGGACTCTGTGAAGAAGATCGAGAAGAGCGGCACGCTCGGACATGGGCCCACTTTCCGTCGTCCGTTCGGAGTGGGAGTGCTCTCGCTGGCCGACATCGCCCACTTCGACAGCAGCCTGGAGCAGTCCTCCGATGAGAGGGAGTACAACTTTAAGCTGTTCCAGAGCGAGGAGAAGGACTTCCATCTCCTGCCCGAGCTGATCATCAAGAAGTCAAGCGGCAAGTACTCGCCCATCCAGACGACCCAGGGTACTCAGGGCATTGTCGTGTCGCTGAAGCTGTTGCACGGCGGACTGGGACAGGCGCGCCAAGAGCAGCCTCTGCTCTTCCAGGGCTCAACGATCACCAGAAAGATGGGCTTCCCCGACGTCATCATGCCGGGCGATGTGCGTAACGATCTGTTCCTCACCCTAGAACGCGGCGAGTTCGAGCGCGGAGGCAAGAACACCGGGAAGAATATCCTGGTGACCGTTGTGGTGCTGGATGTAACGGGCAACGTCCTCGCCGACTGCCTGTGGGGTGCCTCGGGGATGGAGTCGCAGTCGCAATACCGCTCCATGATCCTCTACCACCAGAATGCTCCCAGCTGGAACGAGATGCTGCGCCTGAGTGTTCCCATCGACAAGTTTGCCACGGCTCATGTGCGTTTTGAGTTCCGTCACTGCTCCACCAGGGACAagacggagccgaagttgttCGCCTTCAGCTTTGCTCGGCTCATGGACATGGGAGGCGCCACTCTAAGTGACGGCCAGCACGAGCTGTATGTGTACAAGTGCGAGGATCCCTCCAAACTGCAGGCCGCCAACTACCTTCGACTACAGTGCCGCCCGCGGGATGCCCAGGCGAAAATGGACTGCGGCGGCTGCTTCAGTCGCAGCTCCAAGGAGGTGTTCGTCCTCCGCTCCTTGCTGTGCTCCACAAAGCTCACACAGAACGCCGATCTTCTGTCGCTGCTCCAGTGGCGAACCCACCCCGAAACGATACAGGACTCCCTCACGGGAGTGTTGCGACTGAATGACGAGGAGTTGGTCAAATTCCTGCAGGATGTCCTGGATGCCTTGTTCGCCATGTTCTCGAACGAGGAGGGCAACAGCACCCAGCACTCGGGACTGGTCTTCCATGTCCTGGTCAGCATTTTCAGTCTGCTGCAGAGCAACAAGTTCCAACACTTCCGGCCGGTGATGAACGAGTACATCGAGAATCACTTTGCGGCCGCTTTGGTCTACAAAGGACTCATCACCTCCGTGGAGCACATGGCTGTCTTCATGACCAAGGCAGAGCACCCGGACCCTTTCCAAAAGTGCTTCGGTTCGCTGGAGTACATCTTTAAGCTGCTGATCCAGTCAAGGAAGCTCTTTGCCCGAGCCACTGGTGGGCAGTACGAGGACTCCTTCCGGCGCGATCTTCACTCCCTGTTCACCGCCCTCAATGGAATGCTGGCCGTTCCCTCCTATGACGTCATCATTCCCACCCAGGAGGCGTTGCTGAACTCGACGGGCGTGGTCCTGGAACAGCTAAAGGACACCCTGCCGGCGCCGGAGTTGGGAATGCTGGCCCGGAATATGCTGGATGCCATACCAAGAGGAGCGCCCATCCGTTTGATTCAGGCCAAGTTGCATGCCGTCAAGGATCTGGTGTCTGGGGAACTGTTCCATGAAGACG ATTCCCGGACTGTGGTGCTGTCGGTGGCCTGCAAGCATTTGCGCATGCACCTGGGCCGGCGCGACGAACTGCGATTGTGCGCCGAAATCCTGTCGGAGATTCTCAGCCAGCTGCACGAACTGCAGAAGGAACAGCGCGACAAGGTCACCAATACTCTGCAGCACGATCTCGATTCGCTATGCAAGAACATCCTGGGCATCCTGATCCGTACGATCAGTATTATTATGGAGGGTTCCAATGCGGTGCTGCCGCAACTGGTGGCCTGCCTGCTGGGACTGCTGCAGCTCCTCGACGAGACGCACTACAAGCGGTATTGGGACGAGCTGAGTCCCAACAAGGATCCGCGGGATCTGAAGGAGTTCCTCAGCAAGTCCCTACAGGTCTACGAAGACCTACTCGCCCAGGACTGGCATGTCTTCCCCAACGATTGGCTGGTCATGAAGCTGGCCGCCAACGATGTGCTGCGCATGTCGCTGGAAGAGTTTGCCAAGCCGCTTGTCTACCGATTCCTCGGCACACAGGCTTTCGATTCCCAGTTGTGGTGGTGCTACTTCAGCCTGGCGGTCTCCTTCCTCACCCAGCCGTCTCTGCAGCTGGAGCAGTACAGGGAGCCCAAGCGGCTTAAGATACTCCACTCGCATGGCGATATGCGGGTGCTGATGGGCTTCCAAATACTCAGCATGTGGTCGCAGCTGGGCGAGCAAAAGCTGCACTTTATACCATCGATGGTGGGACCGTTCCTGGAGGTCACCTTGGTGCCGGAACCCGCCTTGAGGAAGGCGACGCTCTCCGTTTTCTACGACATGATGCAGTGCGAGCAG GCTGCTCGAGGCTCGTTCCGTTTGGTGGAGAGCGAACTGATCGACAAGCTGGACCTGCTGATCAGCGGGAACAAGGGCGACGACGAGTACAGGGAGCTGTTCAGCACCAT cctgctggagaaggtgaagGTGGAGAATCCCAACTGGAAGGAGGCTGGCATTGCCTTTATAGGCTCTGTCACCCGGCTGCTGGAACGACTGCTGGACTATCGTAGTGTGATGCAGGGAGAGGAGAACCGGGACAAGCGCATGACCTGCACAGTGAACCTCCTCAActtttacaaaaacgaaaTCAATCGCAAGGAAATGTATCTAAG ATACATTTACAAGCTGCACGATCTCCACCTTCAGGCGGAGAACTACACCGAGGCGGGCTTCACTCTCAAGTTGTACGCCTCCATGCTGAGCTGGGACCGGGAGACCCAGAGCATTGTTCCTTTCGATAGCAGCGGCCAACCCGAGTGGCAACGCAAAGAGCAACTTTATCATGAG ATCCTCAAATACTTCGACAAGGGAAAGTGCTGGGaaaaggggatccccttgtGCAAGGAACTGGCCCAACTCTATGAAACACGCCGCTTCGACTACAACAAGTTGAGTGAAATTCTCATTCAAGAAGCCAAGTTCTTCCAGAACATCTTGACCCAGCTGCGACCAGAGCCAGAATACTTCCGGGTAGGATTCTATGGGATGGGTTTGCCCCTTTTTGTGAGG AACAAGCAGTTTGTCTATCGGGGACTGGAGTACGAGCGAATAGGAGCCTTTACGCAGCGTCTCCAAACGGAGTTTCCCAGCGCCCAGATCCTGAGCAACAACAGTCCCCCGGACAGTGCCATCCTCAACGCCCCCGATCAGTATATACAAATCAGTAATGTGCGGCCGGTGGGCGATGCCCAGGCTCTGAAGACGGCCATGGTGCCAGTGCCGGAGAAGATTGCTAGGTTCTACGATGTCAACGATGTCACACGGTTCATCTACGACCGTCCCATGTACAAGGGACCCGTCGACAAGGACAATGAGTTCAAGTCGCTGTGGATAGAGCGCACTATTCTGGACATAGCCAGCCCACTGCCCGGCATTCTGCGCTGGTTCGAGGTCAAGCAAAAGTCCATGCTGGAGCTGACCCCGGTGGAGTATGCCTGCGAGATCATCAGCAACGCGGgcaaggagctgtccgagctCATTGTTCAATATAAGCGTGATCCCAAGCGCAACATCAATCCGTTCTCTATGCGTCTGCAGGGCACCATCGATGCTAATGTGATGGGTGGCATTAGCAAGTACCAGGAGGCCTTCTTCTCGGAGCAGTTCCTGAAATCGCCGCAAGGTGCTGGCCAGCAGGCGAACGTGCAGCGCCTGAAGACTCTGATACTGGAGCAGATACAGATTCTGGAGCAGGCCCTGGAGCTGCATGGCCAGCTGGCGCCCACGGGTGTCCAGCCACTGCACAACCGGCTATTGGAGCGCTTCTCGCAGCTGAAGCAAAGTCTGTCGGGTCGGCTTAAACGCCAGCACTCCGAGAGCATTGTGAACACACCACTGCCCCCGCTGCCCACGGAGCAGAGAGTGGTGCAGGCCAGCACATCCGCCGGCCTGAGTGTGCAGCCCATTGGGAACTATGTCTACGACCTGGATGAGATCTACACGAAACCAGGTGACACCGTGCGCCCCGTGGATCCTCTCAGCTCATATCAAACACTAAGCAAGGAGAGCCTCACCATTCCTCTGGAGGAGAGTGCTGCCCCTCCAGTGCCGAATCGTCCGCGGTCCCAGAACTTTATCGCCAACGGGTCCATGGACAGCCCAGAAGTTCCTCCCAAACGTCAGCCGGCTGTGAATTCTCCAAATGCTCCTCCATTGCCGCCCAGGGGAATCACGCCCGATAAGCGAGCATCGAACCCAATGATCTTCAACGACTTTGGCAATGCCGATGCTGTTGGCCGGCGTCACTCGTCCCAGCACCAGCAACATGGTCAGAAATACTCAGTGGTGGACATAAGCTATGATGATCCGGAGGCGGATCAGCAGCCGCATTCGTTGCCCCCGAACTTCCAGGATGCCAGCGGTGGCCACTTAAGCGTCTGCTTTGCACCCAATGATTTTCGCGACTCCGGAATTTCCACGACCAGTTCCAGGGAACTGAACCACATGAATCTCAATAACCTGGGCGAAGATCAGTCGATGATTTCGGTGCACCATCGGGAGCACTGTCGCATCAGCAGCAACGGCAGCCTGGACATGCACGTTGGAGTGCCGATGAACATCACGCAGCGGGAAAGCTCGACGAGTTCCTTTGACGTGGAGGATCTGCCGGTGCCGCCGCCTCCCATTCCGCCCAAGTCCCTGGCCGTGACGAGCAACGGTGTCAGCTTTGCTGGAATCGACGATGCACACTCACCCAATCCAACCAGCACACAATTCAACCACAACCACAGTCAGAATCCAATCCAGAATCATTCCACAAACAATCATTTGGGCCAAGAGCAGCAGAACGGCGGAGAAGGTGGCTACAGCTTGCTGCAGCATCCGGTAAATGGGTTGGCCGCTCTTCCGCCACCGCCTGCTGCTGTTGAGGCCGCATCATCCACAACCGCCGTTGCATCTTCATCTAGTCACCAGCACGATGGCGGCACTTTTTGA